The following coding sequences are from one Carassius gibelio isolate Cgi1373 ecotype wild population from Czech Republic chromosome B7, carGib1.2-hapl.c, whole genome shotgun sequence window:
- the LOC127961297 gene encoding dual specificity protein phosphatase 19 isoform X2, with protein sequence MSSVSQEIRGFSAARLRKQSTRVTTVTGERLVETRRGDRYHVEREGHAACGFVQDSSLDLHVGVIRPFLLLSSQDAAHDIDTLKKLKVTHVLNVAYGVENVFPDLFTYKTVIVLDLPETDITSCFPECFQFIHEASQQENMSFDEAYSAVKTARPCIQPNPGFMSQLKKYKP encoded by the exons ATGAGTTCTGTGTCGCAGGAGATCCGGGGCTTCTCCGCGGCTCGTCTGAGGAAGCAGAGCACCAGAGTGACGACTGTGACGGGCGAGCGACTCGTGGAGACGCGCCGTGGAGATCGGTACCACGTGGAGCGCGAGGGGCACGCGGCGTGCGGGTTTGTGCAGGACTCGAGCCTCGACCTGCACGTGGGCGTCATCAGACCCTTCCTCCTGCTCT CATCACAGGATGCTGCCCATGATATAGACACACTGAAGAAATTAAag GTGACTCATGTGCTGAATGTGGCGTATGGAGTTGAGAATGTGTTTCCTGATCTCTTCACGTATAAGACTGTCATCGTGTTGGATCTTCCAGAGACAGACATCACTTCATGCTTCCCTGAGTGTTTCCAGTTCATACATGAAGCCAGTCAGCAG GAGAACATGTCCTTTGATGAAGCCTACAGCGCTGTGAAAACCGCCAGGCCTTGCATTCAGCCAAACCCAGGCTTTATGAGTCAGCTGAAGAAATATAAACCATGA
- the LOC127961297 gene encoding dual specificity protein phosphatase 19 isoform X1 produces the protein MSSVSQEIRGFSAARLRKQSTRVTTVTGERLVETRRGDRYHVEREGHAACGFVQDSSLDLHVGVIRPFLLLSSQDAAHDIDTLKKLKVTHVLNVAYGVENVFPDLFTYKTVIVLDLPETDITSCFPECFQFIHEASQQAGVVLVHCNAGVSRSASVVIGFLMSQENMSFDEAYSAVKTARPCIQPNPGFMSQLKKYKP, from the exons ATGAGTTCTGTGTCGCAGGAGATCCGGGGCTTCTCCGCGGCTCGTCTGAGGAAGCAGAGCACCAGAGTGACGACTGTGACGGGCGAGCGACTCGTGGAGACGCGCCGTGGAGATCGGTACCACGTGGAGCGCGAGGGGCACGCGGCGTGCGGGTTTGTGCAGGACTCGAGCCTCGACCTGCACGTGGGCGTCATCAGACCCTTCCTCCTGCTCT CATCACAGGATGCTGCCCATGATATAGACACACTGAAGAAATTAAag GTGACTCATGTGCTGAATGTGGCGTATGGAGTTGAGAATGTGTTTCCTGATCTCTTCACGTATAAGACTGTCATCGTGTTGGATCTTCCAGAGACAGACATCACTTCATGCTTCCCTGAGTGTTTCCAGTTCATACATGAAGCCAGTCAGCAG GCTGGAGTTGTGCTGGTCCACTGTAACGCTGGTGTTTCTCGCTCTGCTTCTGTTGTCATCGGGTTCCTCATGTCCCAGGAGAACATGTCCTTTGATGAAGCCTACAGCGCTGTGAAAACCGCCAGGCCTTGCATTCAGCCAAACCCAGGCTTTATGAGTCAGCTGAAGAAATATAAACCATGA
- the capn1 gene encoding calpain-1 catalytic subunit, whose product MEPIYATGMAAKLRSQWDRDAGLGQNHNAVKFLGQDYDSLRAQCQRTRTLFEDHLFPASTSSLGFNELGPRSSKTQGVRWMRPTEICTRPQFIVDGATRTDICQGALGDCWLLAAIASLTLNDDLLHRVVPHGQGFDGGYAGIFHFQFWQFGEWLDVVIDDRLPVKDGKLLFVHSAEGGEFWSALLEKAYAKLNGCYEALSGGSTSEGFEDFTGGVTEMYELKKAPADLFSIIGRAIERGSLLGCSIDITSKFDMEAVTFKKLVKGHAYSVTGVEEVVYRGNMTKLVRIRNPWGEVEWTGSWSDDSREWDNVDRSVRGRLQNRSEDGEFWMSFSDFLREFSRLEICNLTADALQASQVKKWSTSLYQGEWRRGSTAGGCRNFPATFWINPQFKVTLKHPDSPGQSDCSFLVALMQKDRRKKRREGQDMETIGFAIYEVPREFVGKSGVHLKRDFFLSNASSARSELFINLREVSSRFRLPAGEYIIVPSTFEPQKEADFVLRVFSEKPANSEEMDDKVIADIPEEQRLEESQIDAGFKSLFRQLAGADMEISTTELQTILNRIISKHKDLKTDGFGKESCRSMINLMDTDGSGKLGLTEFHVLWEKIKRYLQIFRDHDVDKSGTMSSYEMRRALEAAGFKLNNHLFQLIILRYTEEDLSVDFDNFVTCLVRLETMFKTFKTLDTDADGFISLSFFQWISLTMFA is encoded by the exons ATGGAGCCCATCTACGCCACAGGGATGGCTGCGAAGCTGCGGAGTCAGTGGGACCGGGACGCAGGTTTGGGGCAGAACCACAACGCTGTGAAGTTCCTGGGCCAGGATTACGACTCACTGAGGGCCCAGTGCCAACGCACCAGGACCCTGTTTGAGGACCACCTGTTCCCAGCCAGCACTTCTTCACTGGGATTCAATGAGTTGGGTCCACGCTCCTCCAAGACGCAAGGTGTGCGGTGGATGAGACCCACG GAGATCTGTACGCGTCCCCAGTTCATCGTGGATGGAGCGACTCGTACCGACATCTGTCAGGGAGCTCTGG GTGACTGTTGGTTGCTTGCGGCCATCGCATCTCTGACTCTAAACGATGACCTCCTGCACCGCGTGGTGCCACACGGCCAGGGCTTTGACGGCGGATACGCAGGAATATTTCACTTTCAG ttCTGGCAGTTCGGCGAGTGGCTGGACGTGGTGATAGACGACCGGTTGCCCGTGAAGGACGGGAAGCTGCTGTTCGTTCACTCGGCGGAGGGAGGAGAGTTCTGGAGCGCTCTGCTGGAGAAGGCCTACGCCAA GCTGAACGGCTGTTACGAGGCTCTGTCGGGCGGCAGCACGTCTGAGGGCTTCGAGGATTTCACAGGAGGAGTCACAGAGATGTACGAGTTAAAGAAAGCTCCCGCGGACCTCTTCAGCATCATCGGCCGAGCCATCGAGAGAGGATCGCTGCTGGGCTGCTCCATAGAT ATCACTAGTAAGTTTGACATGGAGGCGGTGACCTTCAAGAAGCTGGTCAAAGGTCACGCATACTCAGTGACCGGAGTGGAAGAG GTGGTGTACAGGGGGAACATGACCAAGCTGGTGCGCATCAGGAACCCGTGGGGTGAAGTGGAGTGGACGGGATCCTGGAGCGACGA ctctcGGGAATGGGACAATGTGGACCGCTCCGTCCGGGGCCGATTACAGAACCGCAGCGAGGACGGAGAGTTCTG gaTGTCGTTCAGTGATTTCCTGCGTGAGTTCAGTCGTCTGGAGATCTGTAACCTGACGGCAGACGCGCTCCAGGCGAGTCAGGTGAAGAAGTGGAGCACGTCGCTGTATCAGGGCGAGTGGAGGAGAGGAAGCACGGCGGGCGGATGCAGGAACTTCCCAG CCACGTTCTGGATCAACCCTCAGTTCAAGGTGACCCTAAAACACCCAGATTCTCCCGGCCAATCAGATTGCAGCTTCCTGGTGGCACTGATGCAGAAGGACCGCAGGAAGAAGCGCAGAGAAGGACAGGACATGGAGACCATCGGATTCGCCATTTATGAG GTGCCAAGAGAG TTTGTGGGGAAGTCCGGAGTTCATCTGAAGCGGGATTTCTTCCTGTCTAACGCGTCCAGCGCTCGCTCGGAGCTCTTCATTAACCTGCGGGAGGTGAGCTCACGCTTTCGGCTGCCCGCCGGAGAGTACATCATCGTACCCTCCACGTTCGAGCCGCAGAAAGAGGCCGACTTCGTGCTCAGAGTTTTCTCAGAGAAACCCGCTAACTCTGA AGAAATGGATGATAAAGTCATAGCTGATATTCCAGAGGAG CAACGTCTGGAGGAGAGTCAGATTGACGCTGGGTTTAAGAGTCTGTTCAGACAGCTGGCCGGAGCG GACATGGAGATCAGCACGACGGAGCTGCAGACCATCCTGAACAGAATCATCTCCAAAC ATAAAGATTTAAAGACGGACGGGTTTGGTAAGGAGTCGTGTCGAAGCATGATCAACCTCATGGAC ACGGACGGCAGCGGGAAGCTGGGACTCACAGAGTTTCACGTGTTGTGGGAAAAGATTAAACGCTACCTG CAAATCTTCAGAGACCATGACGTGGATAAATCGGGCACGATGAGCTCTTATGAGATGAGGAGAGCTCTGGAAGCGGCAG GATTTAAGCTGAACAATCATTTATTCCAGCTGATCATCCTGCGGTACACAGAGGAAGATCTGTCTGTGGATTTCGACAACTTTGTCACCTGTTTAGTGCGACTGGAAACCATGTTCA AGACTTTCAAGACGCTGGACACAGACGCCGATGGATTCATATCACTCTCCTTCTTTCAG TGGATTTCTCTGACCATGTTTGCCTGA